Proteins encoded together in one Musa acuminata AAA Group cultivar baxijiao chromosome BXJ3-6, Cavendish_Baxijiao_AAA, whole genome shotgun sequence window:
- the LOC135641471 gene encoding uncharacterized protein LOC135641471, with the protein MMKPGGVMVASSPGREKLPSPLGFARLLSCKAGGGSRTRARLASSAAARSSPLFVSRSRSVGRSTSAATAAASGEGEPSSPTVTCIGQVRMRNKCSGKKKPRPKKVRSKSFLIPRRCLEKLLLCGLFGARRRPKGGGSGEGGRRSLWWRWAGVRSGGSSGYRQQKPDPFWPPPQPPEFVGAGKAPDGEEDIDYKNEDRKEAAQEDDTRVSVPSAIATPPKNALLLMRCRSAPHNRASSLSIARFEVSSLPDPALPDDVRQGKTQQQQRQEERRSSGGEELVQEAEAVPGTEEEDGGSESRRPLVLSRSNSVPARRAAVPEATNCLWTSGSWPRRSGPSHE; encoded by the coding sequence ATGATGAAGCCCGGAGGCGTCATGGTGGCCTCCAGCCCTGGTAGGGAGAAGCTCCCGTCGCCGCTAGGCTTTGCTCGTTTGCTCTCATGCAAGGCTGGCGGGGGTAGCCGGACACGCGCGCGCCTCGCTTCGTCGGCAGCCGCCCGTTCCAGCCCCTTGTTCGTGTCTCGGAGCAGGAGCGTTGGTCGTTCGACCTCGGCGGCTACTGCGGCCGCGTCGGGGGAAGGGGAGCCCTCCTCGCCCACGGTCACCTGCATTGGCCAGGTTAGGATGCGAAACAAGTGCTCGGGGAAGAAGAAGCCTCGGCCTAAGAAAGTGAGAAGTAAGTCATTTTTGATCCCGCGCCGGTGCCTGGAAAAGCTTCTTCTATGCGGCCTGTTCGGCGCTCGGAGGAGGCCCAAGGGCGGCGGAAGCGGCGAGGGAGGCCGACGGTCGCTGTGGTGGCGATGGGCTGGCGTCCGATCTGGCGGGAGTAGTGGGTACCGGCAGCAAAAGCCGGATCCTTTTTGGCCGCCACCACAGCCTCCGGAGTTCGTCGGAGCCGGAAAGGCACCGGATGGAGAAGAGGACATAGATTACAAGAACGAGGATCGAAAGGAGGCGGCGCAAGAAGACGATACTAGGGTTTCCGTGCCGTCAGCGATAGCGACGCCGCCAAAGAACGCACTGCTGCTGATGAGATGCCGATCGGCGCCGCACAACCGGGCTTCTTCGCTCTCCATCGCTCGATTCGAGGTGTCCTCGCTCCCGGATCCGGCGTTGCCGGATGATGTCAGGCAAGGCAAAACGCAACAGCAGCAGCGGCAAGAAGAGCggaggtcgagcggcggagaggagCTGGTGCAGGAAGCGGAGGCGGTACCGGGAACAGAGGAGGAGGACGGGGGGTCGGAGTCGCGGCGGCCGCTGGTGCTGTCGCGGAGCAATTCAGTGCCGGCGCGGAGGGCCGCGGTCCCGGAGGCAACCAACTGCCTCTGGACCAGCGGCAGCTGGCCTCGTCGTTCGGGCCCTTCTCACGAGTAG